The following proteins are encoded in a genomic region of Spirosoma sp. SC4-14:
- a CDS encoding ABC transporter substrate-binding protein, which yields MKKQVAIFLWLAWSASFLATLQPANAGKSPEGDPIRIVSLDGTVSEILCDLGLQSHLVGVDVTSTYPEFVQKLPKVGHNRTISAEGVISLKPTLVLTSENAGTKPEVIEQIKSAGIKVIIFQQEYSVVGTRKLIQDIATTCQVGSRAKPLLKKLDTDLAQLKKAPNMPKVLFIYARGTGTMMVSGRGTQVDKMIDLAGGVNATSSFENYKPLTAEALVTANPDVILLFDSGLESLGGVEGLAKVQGIAQTNAGKSGHIITMDGHLLTGFSPRLGKALQELAQKISRKPKV from the coding sequence ATGAAAAAACAAGTTGCTATCTTCCTGTGGCTGGCTTGGTCTGCTAGCTTTCTGGCAACTCTTCAGCCAGCAAATGCCGGTAAAAGTCCAGAAGGCGACCCCATTCGAATTGTTTCGCTCGATGGTACGGTCAGCGAAATTCTTTGCGATTTGGGACTACAATCGCACCTGGTCGGCGTCGACGTAACCAGCACGTATCCTGAATTCGTACAGAAGCTTCCCAAAGTTGGCCATAACCGGACTATTTCGGCCGAAGGTGTTATTTCGCTTAAACCAACGCTCGTATTGACGTCAGAAAATGCGGGAACAAAGCCAGAAGTGATCGAACAGATCAAATCGGCAGGCATCAAAGTCATTATATTCCAGCAGGAATATAGTGTGGTCGGTACGCGAAAGCTCATTCAGGATATAGCTACGACATGCCAGGTAGGTTCGCGAGCAAAACCGTTGTTAAAAAAGCTGGATACCGATCTGGCCCAGCTCAAAAAAGCTCCCAATATGCCAAAGGTGCTATTTATCTATGCGCGGGGCACGGGCACCATGATGGTTTCGGGTCGGGGAACGCAGGTCGATAAGATGATCGATCTGGCGGGAGGTGTTAATGCTACATCCAGCTTCGAAAATTACAAACCGCTCACGGCCGAAGCCCTCGTTACAGCTAATCCTGATGTGATTCTGCTCTTTGATAGCGGACTGGAAAGTTTGGGGGGAGTAGAAGGTCTGGCCAAAGTACAGGGTATTGCCCAGACCAATGCGGGCAAAAGCGGCCATATTATCACAATGGACGGTCATTTGTTAACCGGTTTTTCTCCTCGCTTAGGCAAAGCCTTGCAGGAATTAGCGCAGAAGATCTCCCGGAAACCCAAAGTATGA
- a CDS encoding DUF692 family multinuclear iron-containing protein, which produces MAVIRSSIACNLESNVLAASIPLFESERVQAIEWSFDTLYQQEQLPEWFIELLTAFGRENRLIGHGVFFSLFSGKWLPQQQEWLVWLNAVSNQYTFDHITEHFGFLTGKDFHRGAPLSVPFTASTLALGQDRLRRLQHACQCPVGLENLAFAYTPDDVKMHGEFLNRLLEPVNGFIILDLHNFYCQLHNFNLAVDELLRLYPLDRVREIHLSGGSWSESLSKPEQKIRRDTHDGAVPASVFELLETAIPLCPNLRYVVLEQLGVSLATETSRAQFQRDFFRMDAIIRACEQQRNKTDLQLFSPGFLFNFDQTPIEDDDLHEQQRELSQILESADDYQQAADQLAKSSLANSDWHIELWEPHMLETAIAIARKWKNGFT; this is translated from the coding sequence ATGGCGGTTATTCGGTCGTCTATTGCCTGCAATCTGGAGTCGAATGTATTGGCAGCGTCGATTCCTTTGTTTGAGTCGGAGCGCGTTCAGGCTATTGAGTGGTCGTTCGATACGTTATACCAGCAGGAGCAGCTACCCGAATGGTTTATTGAATTACTGACAGCATTCGGTCGCGAAAACCGTTTAATTGGTCATGGTGTTTTCTTCTCTCTTTTCTCCGGGAAATGGTTGCCGCAGCAGCAGGAATGGCTTGTTTGGCTTAATGCTGTGTCGAATCAGTACACCTTCGATCATATCACCGAGCACTTTGGGTTTCTGACCGGAAAGGATTTTCATCGGGGGGCACCACTTAGCGTTCCGTTTACGGCATCAACGCTGGCTTTAGGGCAGGATCGACTCCGCCGATTGCAGCATGCCTGCCAGTGCCCGGTTGGGCTCGAAAACCTGGCCTTCGCCTATACGCCCGACGATGTGAAAATGCACGGCGAATTTCTGAACCGATTGCTGGAACCCGTCAACGGTTTTATTATCCTTGATCTGCATAATTTCTACTGCCAGCTCCATAATTTCAATCTGGCGGTCGATGAATTACTTCGATTATACCCACTCGATCGTGTTCGCGAAATTCATCTGTCGGGTGGGAGCTGGAGCGAATCGTTAAGTAAACCCGAGCAAAAAATCAGGCGTGACACACACGATGGAGCCGTACCTGCATCGGTTTTCGAATTACTGGAAACAGCCATACCACTTTGCCCGAATCTTCGCTATGTAGTGCTCGAACAACTAGGAGTCAGTCTGGCTACCGAAACCAGCCGGGCACAGTTTCAGCGCGATTTTTTCAGGATGGATGCCATTATCCGGGCCTGTGAACAGCAGCGGAATAAAACGGATCTGCAATTGTTTAGCCCTGGGTTCTTGTTCAATTTCGATCAGACTCCGATAGAAGATGATGACCTACACGAGCAGCAGAGAGAGCTTTCGCAGATTCTGGAATCGGCCGATGATTACCAACAGGCGGCCGATCAACTGGCCAAATCCAGTCTGGCCAATTCCGACTGGCATATAGAATTATGGGAGCCGCACATGCTCGAAACGGCTATTGCCATTGCCCGGAAGTGGAAAAATGGATTTACGTAA
- the atpD gene encoding F0F1 ATP synthase subunit beta has product MSTATAVNTGKITQIIGPVVDVSFEGEGTRIPAILDALKVTKANGQEVILEVQQHLGEDRVRAIAMDSTDGLYRGLDVVDLGHQITMPTGENIRGRLFNVVGEAIDGIPQPKTTGVGLPIHRSAPKFEDLATSTEVLFTGIKVIDLLEPYAKGGKIGLFGGAGVGKTVLIQELINNIAKAYSGLSVFAGVGERTREGNDLLREMIEAGIIKYGEGFKHSMEEGGWDLSKVDLDELTKSQATFVFGQMNEPPGARARVALSGLTIAEHFRDGDGEGAGRDILFFVDNIFRFTQAGSEVSALLGRMPSAVGYQPTLATEMGVMQERITSTKRGSITSVQAVYVPADDLTDPAPATTFAHLDATTVLSRKIAELGIYPAVDPLDSTSRILTAEILGDEHYNTAQRVKEILQRYKELQDIIAILGLEELSEEDKLVVSRARRVQRFLSQPFFVAEQFTGLKGVLVPIEDTIKGFNEIIDGKYDHLPEAAFNLVGTIEDAVAKGEKIMREAGQM; this is encoded by the coding sequence ATGAGTACGGCAACGGCAGTCAATACGGGTAAGATTACGCAAATAATCGGGCCAGTTGTGGACGTGAGTTTCGAAGGCGAAGGCACACGAATTCCGGCCATTCTGGACGCCCTTAAAGTAACTAAAGCCAATGGGCAAGAGGTCATTCTGGAGGTACAACAACACCTCGGCGAAGACCGCGTTCGCGCCATCGCCATGGACTCGACCGACGGCCTCTATCGCGGCTTAGACGTCGTTGACCTTGGGCATCAAATCACTATGCCAACGGGCGAAAATATTCGCGGACGGCTTTTCAATGTGGTTGGCGAAGCCATTGATGGTATCCCTCAACCCAAAACTACGGGAGTAGGTTTGCCAATCCACCGCTCAGCCCCCAAATTTGAGGATCTTGCAACCTCTACAGAAGTACTCTTTACCGGTATTAAAGTAATTGACCTGCTCGAACCATATGCAAAAGGCGGTAAAATTGGCCTCTTCGGTGGTGCCGGTGTAGGTAAAACGGTATTGATTCAGGAGCTGATCAACAACATTGCGAAGGCCTATTCGGGTTTGTCGGTGTTTGCTGGTGTGGGCGAACGTACCCGCGAAGGAAATGACCTTCTGCGCGAAATGATCGAAGCTGGTATTATTAAATACGGCGAAGGCTTCAAACACTCGATGGAAGAAGGCGGCTGGGATCTGAGCAAAGTTGATCTCGACGAGCTAACCAAGAGCCAGGCTACTTTCGTGTTCGGTCAGATGAACGAACCCCCCGGAGCCCGCGCCCGCGTTGCTCTGTCGGGTCTGACCATTGCTGAGCACTTCCGCGACGGTGATGGCGAAGGTGCCGGTCGTGACATTCTGTTCTTCGTTGATAACATTTTCCGCTTCACTCAGGCCGGTTCGGAAGTATCGGCTCTGCTGGGTCGGATGCCATCGGCGGTAGGTTACCAGCCTACGCTGGCTACCGAAATGGGTGTTATGCAGGAACGTATTACGTCGACCAAGCGCGGTTCGATTACATCGGTACAGGCCGTTTATGTACCGGCCGATGACTTGACCGACCCAGCTCCGGCTACAACGTTTGCTCACCTGGATGCCACAACAGTATTGAGTCGGAAAATTGCTGAGTTAGGTATCTATCCAGCTGTGGACCCACTCGATTCGACATCACGGATTCTGACGGCCGAAATTCTTGGCGACGAGCATTACAATACGGCTCAGCGCGTGAAAGAGATTCTGCAACGCTATAAAGAATTGCAGGATATTATTGCCATTCTGGGTCTGGAAGAATTGTCGGAAGAGGACAAACTGGTCGTAAGCCGCGCCCGTCGGGTACAGCGCTTCCTGTCGCAGCCGTTCTTCGTTGCCGAGCAATTTACAGGCCTGAAAGGGGTGCTGGTTCCTATCGAAGATACCATTAAAGGCTTTAATGAGATCATCGACGGCAAGTATGATCACCTTCCAGAAGCGGCTTTCAACCTCGTTGGTACGATTGAGGACGCTGTTGCGAAGGGTGAAAAAATCATGCGCGAAGCTGGTCAGATGTAG
- a CDS encoding iron ABC transporter permease — translation MNTAAATVNPVSSVRPTPKPTISTVSKPWLMPLLIGALLLTIVVSVGIGALYVSPYEIGLIFARSLGYPVAVDATKEAILLAIRLPRVCLAVLIGAGLSISGAAIQGLFRNPLADPGLIGISSGASLAAVLMIVLEVTFFQTLTGIFGMYALSIVAFSGACATAFLVYRIARMAGKDLITTMLLTGIAINALSGALTGIITYLATDEQLRTITFWTLGSLGGASWTSVLAILPFTILALVGIPQLAKSLNLLALGESQAVMLGVNITALKRQVIIFSTMAVGTSVAVAGIIGFVGLVIPHLIRMAIGSDHRRVLIGSALGGAVVLTLADSLARTIVAPAELPIGILTALVGTPVFLWILLRERRQTTI, via the coding sequence ATGAATACAGCCGCAGCAACTGTTAATCCGGTGTCAAGTGTACGCCCAACCCCCAAACCAACAATCAGTACGGTGTCTAAACCGTGGTTGATGCCCCTATTGATAGGTGCTCTGTTGCTGACCATAGTGGTATCGGTAGGAATTGGGGCGCTATACGTTTCACCGTATGAGATAGGGCTGATTTTTGCCCGGTCGCTGGGCTATCCGGTAGCGGTCGATGCAACGAAAGAAGCAATTCTGCTGGCCATCCGATTACCGAGAGTATGTCTGGCGGTTCTGATTGGAGCTGGGTTGTCCATATCCGGTGCTGCTATTCAGGGACTTTTCCGCAACCCGCTGGCCGATCCGGGTCTGATTGGCATTTCGTCGGGTGCATCGCTGGCGGCAGTCCTGATGATTGTTCTGGAAGTTACCTTTTTCCAGACGCTGACCGGCATTTTTGGTATGTATGCTTTGTCGATCGTGGCTTTTTCGGGTGCCTGCGCTACAGCGTTTCTGGTCTATCGAATTGCCCGCATGGCCGGTAAAGACCTGATTACGACCATGCTCCTCACCGGTATTGCGATCAATGCACTGTCGGGGGCGCTAACGGGCATCATAACCTACCTGGCCACTGACGAGCAGCTTCGCACCATCACGTTCTGGACTCTGGGTAGCCTGGGGGGAGCTAGCTGGACGTCGGTACTAGCCATTTTGCCCTTCACCATCTTGGCGCTGGTGGGCATTCCCCAACTGGCTAAATCACTGAATTTGCTGGCACTGGGCGAAAGTCAGGCAGTTATGCTTGGCGTCAATATAACGGCGCTAAAACGGCAGGTCATTATTTTTTCGACGATGGCCGTCGGCACTTCGGTGGCTGTTGCCGGAATCATTGGTTTTGTGGGACTGGTGATTCCGCATCTGATTCGGATGGCAATCGGATCTGACCACCGACGAGTATTGATCGGATCAGCATTGGGCGGGGCCGTTGTGCTAACCCTTGCCGATTCGCTCGCCCGAACCATTGTAGCTCCCGCCGAACTACCGATTGGCATTCTGACGGCCTTGGTTGGTACACCGGTCTTTTTATGGATTCTCTTACGCGAACGGCGTCAAACAACAATTTAA
- a CDS encoding ChuX/HutX family heme-like substrate-binding protein translates to MITTQSLRGRWEALKQENPKTRIRDAAQQLDVSEADLLATQLGETVQRLESDFRPLLKDVPTLGYVMALTRNDHIVHERKGVYEKVSFNEQTGLVLGPDIDLRLFMSHWHFGFAVNENGRKSLQFFDQDGTAVHKIYLTDQSNEEAYEALVQKYLAIDQTSDLVTIPYPEKEAENATDAIDILAFQQEWLAMQDTHEFFGLLRKYKLAREQGIRLAPNGHSKLISIDQLKTIFETVAERQLSIMIFASSPGCIQIHTGPIKKLVSMGPWYNVLDPEFNMHLREDAINSIWVTRKPTKDGIVTGLDLFDKDGNSIALVFGKRKPGVPEMKEWQEVVNQIVAV, encoded by the coding sequence ATGATTACAACACAAAGCCTCCGCGGACGCTGGGAAGCGCTCAAACAGGAAAACCCGAAAACCCGAATCCGTGATGCTGCCCAACAGCTCGACGTTAGCGAAGCCGATCTGCTGGCTACGCAACTGGGCGAAACCGTTCAGCGCCTGGAAAGCGATTTTCGCCCATTGCTCAAAGACGTGCCAACCTTAGGCTATGTGATGGCATTGACCCGCAACGACCACATTGTTCACGAACGCAAAGGCGTTTACGAAAAAGTGTCGTTCAATGAGCAGACTGGTCTGGTACTCGGCCCCGATATTGACCTGCGCCTGTTTATGTCGCATTGGCATTTTGGCTTTGCCGTTAACGAAAATGGGCGCAAAAGCCTTCAGTTCTTCGATCAGGATGGCACAGCCGTCCACAAGATCTACCTGACCGATCAATCGAACGAAGAAGCTTATGAAGCACTCGTTCAAAAATACCTCGCTATCGATCAAACATCGGATCTTGTAACGATTCCCTATCCCGAAAAAGAAGCAGAAAACGCAACCGACGCCATTGATATACTGGCCTTTCAGCAAGAATGGCTGGCCATGCAGGATACGCATGAATTTTTCGGTCTCCTACGCAAATACAAACTCGCCCGAGAGCAGGGTATCCGGCTGGCACCAAACGGACACTCGAAGCTAATTTCTATAGACCAGCTTAAAACCATTTTCGAAACCGTAGCCGAACGGCAGTTATCGATTATGATTTTCGCGTCGAGTCCGGGCTGTATTCAGATTCATACGGGGCCCATCAAAAAACTGGTAAGTATGGGACCGTGGTATAATGTGCTTGACCCTGAATTCAATATGCACCTGCGCGAAGATGCCATTAACAGCATTTGGGTAACCCGCAAACCAACCAAAGACGGTATTGTAACGGGTCTTGACCTGTTTGATAAAGACGGCAACAGCATTGCACTGGTATTCGGCAAACGCAAACCAGGTGTTCCCGAAATGAAAGAATGGCAGGAGGTTGTGAACCAGATTGTAGCGGTTTAA
- a CDS encoding aldo/keto reductase: protein MNYRQLGDSDLQLSVITFGAWAAGGWMWGGTERKEAVDAIRASYDLGVTSIDTAPVYGQGTSEEIVGEAIKDLPRDKVQILTKYGMRWDLAKGDFGFKSQDNAGNPIDIYRYTGKESIMKECEDSLKRLGTDYIDLYQMHWPNKSTPIDESMEAVLRLIEQGKVRQAGVSNYTVEQMQQAETVVKLASNQVPFSMLNQAINDAVVPYCLEHTKGILAYSPMERGLLTGKIKPGHQFAEGDHRVNYRFFKPENIARVDAFLETLKPLADEKNASLSQLVIRWTIEQPGITAALVGARNTEQAVQNAKAIAVTLSPDELNVINQQIGQLELV, encoded by the coding sequence ATGAACTACAGACAACTGGGCGATTCTGACTTACAACTTTCGGTTATCACATTTGGAGCCTGGGCCGCTGGTGGCTGGATGTGGGGCGGTACCGAACGTAAAGAGGCCGTCGACGCCATCAGGGCATCGTATGATTTAGGCGTAACCTCCATAGACACGGCTCCAGTTTATGGGCAGGGTACCAGCGAAGAAATTGTAGGCGAAGCTATTAAAGACCTCCCGCGCGACAAGGTACAGATTCTGACTAAATACGGTATGCGTTGGGATCTGGCCAAAGGCGATTTTGGCTTCAAAAGTCAGGACAATGCAGGCAATCCCATCGACATTTATCGTTATACGGGTAAGGAAAGCATTATGAAAGAATGCGAAGATAGCCTCAAACGCCTGGGCACCGACTACATTGATCTCTACCAGATGCACTGGCCCAACAAATCGACACCTATTGACGAAAGCATGGAAGCCGTTTTGCGTCTGATCGAACAGGGCAAGGTCCGTCAGGCGGGGGTTAGTAATTATACTGTTGAGCAAATGCAACAGGCCGAAACGGTGGTTAAGCTGGCATCAAATCAGGTTCCGTTCAGTATGTTGAATCAGGCCATAAATGATGCAGTGGTTCCTTACTGCCTTGAACACACAAAAGGGATTCTGGCCTATAGCCCAATGGAACGCGGGCTGCTAACCGGAAAAATTAAACCGGGCCATCAGTTTGCCGAAGGCGATCACCGAGTCAACTATCGTTTCTTTAAGCCGGAGAATATTGCCAGAGTCGATGCTTTTCTGGAAACGCTAAAACCCCTGGCCGACGAAAAAAACGCCAGCCTGAGCCAGTTGGTTATCCGATGGACCATTGAGCAACCCGGCATTACGGCAGCCCTGGTTGGCGCTCGCAATACCGAACAGGCCGTTCAGAATGCAAAAGCCATTGCCGTTACCCTCTCACCCGATGAGCTGAACGTCATCAATCAGCAAATCGGCCAGCTCGAACTGGTATAA
- a CDS encoding heme-binding domain-containing protein, with product MLRNILIGLLVVLVLIQFIRPEKNQSSGPSPNDIATKYTVPTDVQHVLSRSCYDCHSNNTTYPWYDNIQPIAWWLAHHIEEGKDELNFSEFATYSPKRARHKLEEVGEAVTDGWMPLESYLWIHHDAKLSPENAKLIANWASQLRNQIPAPADEKEEHHHEEH from the coding sequence ATGCTTCGTAATATCCTTATTGGCCTATTGGTAGTGCTGGTGCTTATTCAGTTTATCCGGCCCGAGAAAAACCAGTCTAGTGGGCCATCGCCTAACGACATTGCCACAAAATACACAGTTCCGACCGATGTGCAGCACGTGTTGAGCCGGTCTTGTTACGACTGCCATTCCAACAATACAACTTATCCGTGGTATGATAATATTCAACCCATAGCGTGGTGGCTGGCCCATCATATTGAGGAAGGGAAAGACGAATTGAACTTCTCCGAATTTGCGACCTATTCGCCCAAAAGAGCCAGACATAAGCTGGAAGAAGTAGGAGAGGCCGTTACGGACGGCTGGATGCCGTTAGAGTCGTATCTCTGGATTCATCACGATGCGAAACTTAGCCCGGAGAATGCCAAACTCATCGCCAATTGGGCTAGTCAGTTGCGGAACCAGATTCCGGCACCAGCCGATGAAAAAGAAGAACATCATCACGAAGAACATTAA
- a CDS encoding ABC transporter ATP-binding protein, translated as MNIIETRNIAKRYVMGAEVVEALKSITISIQKGEYVAFMGPSGSGKSTLMNIVGCLDSPTSGQYILNGQDVSGMGENELAEVRNKEIGFVFQTFNLLPRQSSLENVALPLIYAGYSKADRTEKAMQALKNVGLENRAGHRPNELSGGQRQRVAVARALVNDPSILLADEPTGNLDTKTSYEIMDLFDQIHSKGNTVIMVTHEEDIAEYAHRIIRLRDGLIETDRVNTNIRKANALMQSLE; from the coding sequence ATGAATATTATTGAAACCCGGAATATTGCCAAACGGTACGTAATGGGCGCCGAAGTTGTGGAAGCGCTGAAGTCTATTACCATCAGCATTCAGAAAGGCGAATACGTAGCCTTTATGGGCCCGTCGGGGTCTGGGAAATCTACACTGATGAATATTGTTGGGTGCCTCGATTCACCAACGTCAGGGCAATATATTCTTAATGGGCAGGACGTTAGCGGAATGGGCGAAAACGAACTCGCCGAGGTTCGCAATAAAGAAATTGGCTTCGTTTTCCAGACCTTCAACCTGCTGCCCCGTCAGTCATCGCTCGAAAATGTAGCTTTGCCCCTTATTTATGCCGGTTATAGCAAAGCCGACCGCACAGAAAAGGCAATGCAGGCGCTCAAAAACGTTGGGTTAGAGAACCGCGCGGGCCACCGGCCCAATGAACTGTCGGGGGGGCAGCGGCAGCGGGTGGCCGTAGCGCGTGCACTGGTCAATGACCCCAGTATTCTGCTGGCCGATGAACCAACCGGCAACCTCGATACGAAGACTTCATACGAGATTATGGACCTTTTCGATCAGATTCATAGCAAAGGAAATACGGTAATTATGGTGACACACGAAGAAGATATTGCCGAATATGCCCACCGGATTATCCGCCTGCGTGATGGCCTGATCGAAACTGATCGTGTTAACACCAATATCCGTAAAGCCAATGCCCTGATGCAGTCGCTGGAATAA
- a CDS encoding heme ABC transporter ATP-binding protein, with product MLEVNNISYQIRNRQLLDRVSFRANSGELVAIVGANGAGKSTLLKLCTHELKPSMGEIRLRNKPLQHYSEKDLAQFRAVLPQQNAVAFPFLVSELVLMGRYPHFELHPSELDYALAEMALKKVGMWEFASRVFTTLSGGEQQRVQLARVLAQIWNVHEGILFLDEPTTGLDLLHQHQMLELAREFTQKGFCIVVILHDLNLAAQYADQIVMLRAGRIEAIGHPQNVITVDTIKRVFDLNVWLVEHPEMECPMIVPQKNQLYTSNRPNHP from the coding sequence ATGCTGGAAGTCAACAACATATCCTATCAAATCCGCAATCGACAATTGCTGGACAGGGTTTCGTTCAGGGCTAATTCGGGCGAGTTAGTAGCCATTGTGGGGGCCAATGGCGCTGGCAAATCAACGCTACTCAAGTTATGCACACACGAACTTAAGCCCTCTATGGGCGAAATTCGGCTTCGGAATAAGCCGCTTCAGCATTATTCAGAAAAAGATCTCGCGCAATTTCGGGCCGTTTTGCCGCAGCAGAATGCCGTTGCCTTCCCATTTCTGGTCAGCGAACTGGTTCTGATGGGTCGCTATCCGCATTTTGAACTTCATCCATCAGAACTCGACTATGCTCTTGCCGAAATGGCACTTAAGAAAGTGGGGATGTGGGAGTTTGCTTCCCGCGTTTTCACAACGTTGTCGGGTGGAGAACAGCAGCGCGTACAATTGGCTCGCGTGCTGGCCCAAATCTGGAATGTCCACGAAGGCATTCTGTTTTTAGACGAACCTACCACCGGCCTCGACCTCCTGCACCAGCACCAAATGCTGGAACTAGCCCGCGAGTTTACACAGAAAGGCTTTTGCATTGTAGTGATTTTGCACGACCTCAACCTGGCCGCCCAGTATGCCGATCAGATCGTTATGTTGCGAGCCGGGCGCATTGAAGCTATCGGACATCCTCAGAATGTAATTACGGTCGATACTATAAAGCGCGTGTTTGATTTAAACGTATGGCTCGTTGAGCATCCCGAAATGGAATGCCCCATGATTGTTCCTCAAAAAAACCAACTCTATACAAGTAACCGCCCAAACCATCCATAA
- the malQ gene encoding 4-alpha-glucanotransferase, translating to MLQQRSSGLLLHITSLPSAHGVGDLGPEAYRFADFLHASGQTYWQILPLSPVDPGAGFSPYSSPSAFAGNPLLISLEKLVEENLLNQDDLSVFNELPIRDVSISEAPTVSSDSASSVLAGPLIIAPSTLHAAWIKKRPLLQLAAEAFLQNATPAQRSDYERFCGWHAEWLNDYALFTAMQEQTGESTWIRWPEDVVRRDPDALARETTLLREQIEVTKVLQYFFLRQWNELVAYCYERKIHIIGDIPIYVQFNSADVWANPHLFKLDDNFQPLYVAGAPPDYFSEYGQRWGNPIYNWAAHEQTGFAWWIHRIRHQMSLYSLTRLDHFLGFAVYWEIPASEPTAKVGEWVKAPIESFMHAMYRQFVHLPVIAEDLGTRTADLQPHLRHYGIPGMRVIQFSFSDDLPTSTHAVHNHTENVVVYSGTHDNNTTLGWYHEAPEETRQKLDDYFGIPITSDNVVDQVCRLTMQSVARLAIIPVQDILKLDEASRMNTPGFGGRSWQWRLLPGQLTDDVAEQLLKLTKMTGRAEGS from the coding sequence ATGCTTCAACAACGTTCGAGTGGCCTGCTGCTTCACATTACATCGCTTCCTTCGGCGCATGGCGTCGGTGATTTAGGGCCGGAAGCCTATCGCTTTGCCGATTTTTTACACGCATCCGGACAAACCTATTGGCAGATTCTTCCGCTTTCACCAGTCGACCCTGGGGCCGGGTTTTCGCCCTATAGCAGTCCATCGGCTTTTGCCGGAAACCCGCTGCTGATTAGCCTGGAAAAGCTGGTTGAGGAAAATTTGTTGAATCAGGACGATTTGTCGGTATTCAATGAACTACCCATTCGCGACGTGTCGATTAGTGAAGCGCCAACAGTGTCTAGTGATTCGGCATCGAGTGTGCTGGCAGGGCCACTTATTATTGCTCCCTCTACACTTCATGCGGCCTGGATCAAAAAACGACCTTTGCTGCAACTGGCTGCCGAAGCTTTTCTGCAGAATGCAACACCTGCCCAGCGAAGCGATTATGAGCGGTTTTGCGGCTGGCACGCGGAGTGGCTAAACGATTATGCGCTGTTTACGGCCATGCAGGAACAAACAGGCGAATCGACCTGGATACGCTGGCCGGAAGACGTTGTCCGGCGTGACCCCGACGCGCTGGCCAGAGAGACGACGTTGCTCAGGGAGCAGATTGAGGTGACCAAAGTGCTGCAATACTTCTTTTTGCGGCAGTGGAACGAACTGGTTGCGTATTGCTACGAACGGAAGATTCACATCATTGGCGATATCCCTATTTATGTGCAGTTCAATAGCGCCGATGTCTGGGCAAATCCGCACCTGTTTAAGCTTGACGATAATTTTCAACCTTTGTATGTAGCCGGAGCTCCGCCCGATTATTTTAGCGAATATGGGCAGCGCTGGGGCAACCCCATTTACAACTGGGCAGCGCATGAGCAGACGGGCTTTGCCTGGTGGATTCATCGAATACGGCATCAAATGTCGCTCTATAGCCTGACCCGGCTCGATCACTTCCTGGGCTTTGCCGTTTATTGGGAAATACCCGCCAGCGAACCAACGGCTAAAGTTGGTGAATGGGTAAAGGCACCCATAGAGTCCTTCATGCATGCCATGTACCGCCAGTTTGTCCACCTGCCTGTTATTGCCGAAGATTTGGGTACACGTACGGCCGATTTACAGCCCCATTTGCGGCATTATGGCATTCCGGGTATGCGGGTGATTCAATTTAGCTTTAGCGACGACTTGCCCACATCGACTCATGCGGTTCATAATCATACCGAAAACGTGGTGGTTTATTCGGGAACGCACGACAACAATACAACCCTGGGCTGGTATCATGAAGCACCCGAAGAAACTCGCCAAAAACTCGACGATTACTTCGGTATACCCATAACCAGCGACAATGTGGTCGATCAGGTTTGCCGATTAACGATGCAGTCGGTGGCTCGGCTGGCCATTATACCTGTGCAGGACATTCTGAAACTGGACGAAGCGAGCCGGATGAATACGCCCGGATTTGGTGGGCGGAGCTGGCAATGGCGGCTATTGCCTGGCCAACTGACCGACGATGTAGCTGAGCAACTACTTAAATTAACCAAAATGACGGGTAGAGCCGAAGGTTCGTAA
- the atpC gene encoding ATP synthase F1 subunit epsilon translates to MTLDIITPDRKVFSGEATAVTFPGSQGQFQVLNNHAPMVSTLDRGLIVVQSPSGQQTFTVDGGVIEVLQNKVLVLAEAVVA, encoded by the coding sequence ATGACCTTAGACATAATCACTCCTGACCGTAAGGTCTTTTCGGGCGAAGCAACCGCTGTTACGTTTCCGGGTAGCCAGGGACAGTTTCAGGTTCTCAACAACCACGCTCCAATGGTAAGCACGCTCGATCGGGGCCTTATTGTTGTGCAATCTCCTTCGGGTCAGCAAACATTCACCGTTGACGGTGGTGTTATTGAAGTATTGCAAAATAAAGTTCTGGTTCTGGCCGAAGCGGTTGTAGCCTGA